The DNA region AAAATATTCCTGTTcgtaaaaatattaatattattaagtatATCCTTCACTAGCCGCCTGTCTTTGTAAAGTTTAGGTTCTTGAAATCCCAGGAACCCTCACAATTGGTTTAACCACAGTGCCGGGGTTGGGATCTCCGGCTTCGATCCCAGCTACTACATATGTTCGGGCTTATCAGCATCTGGAGGCGATGGCATAAATACCAGTGATCAGAACTCGAGCGAGTTTATTCGTCGCGATCACCTTCAGCATGAACGACCTCAAGCCAGCTACGAGCTATACGAGTACCTCGCTCCACGAGGCCGTCAAACTGCGCCTGGACGAGCCGGGATCCTTTTCGAAAACGGTCGAGCCGCAGACAATTCCCCAATTCTTTAGGGAGGCCTGTGAGAATTATGCGGATCTGCCTGCCTTAGTATGGGAGACCCCAGGATCAGGAGTCGATGGTTGGACCACTTTGACTTATAGCGAGTACCAGGAGAGAGTGGAGCAGACGGCCCTGATGCTCCTGAGCGTTGGAGTCGAGGAACGCAGTTCAGTGGGCATTCTGGCTTTCAATTGTCCTGAATGGTTCTTAGCGGAATTTGCCACCTTAAAGGCTGGAGCTGTTGTGGCCGGAATTTATCCGAGCAACTCAGCGGAGGCCGTTTATCACGTTCTGTCCACCGGAGATGCCTCCGTTTGCGTGGTGGACGATGCCCAGCAGATGGCCAAGTTGAGGGCGATTAAGGATCGACTGCCTCAGCTCAAGGCGGTGATCCAATTGCACGGACCCTTTGAAGCCTTTGTCGACCAGGAACCGGAATTCTACAGCTGGCAGAAGCTGCAGGAGAGAACCTTCTCCAGCGAACTGCGAGAGGAACTGGTGGCTCGGGAGAGCCGGATCCGTGCCAATGAGTGTGCCATGCTGATCTTCACTTCGGGAACAGTGGGTATGCCCAAGGCAGTGATGCTGTCCCACGACAACCTCTTGTTCGATACAAAATCAGCAACAGCCGGACTTCAGGATGTGCAAATCGGCAAGGAGAGATTCGTGAGTTATCTGCCTCTGAGTCATGTGGCTGCCCAGATTTTCGACGTATTCCTGAGCCTAACCCACGCCGGATGTGTTACATTTGCGGACAAGGACGCACTCAAGGGAACGCTGATCAGGACCTTTAGAAAGGCGAGGCCGACAAAAATGTTTGGAGTTCCACGCGTCTTCGAGAAACTTCAGGAGCGTCTGGTGGCCACGGAGGCCAAGGCGAGACCCTATTCCAGATTACTCATGGCGCGGGCAAGAGCTGCTGTGGCTGAACACCAGATAACGCTGATGGCGGGGTGAGTTGTGATAATCTACAATATGTTTTTTCAAAAGGTCTTGATAATGTTTTAACAACTGTGTATATATTGAAGCTAGAATATACTTACTTTGTGCGaaacattattattaatttttttttatagaataTTTGCCTTTTCATAACCATACCCAAAACATATTCAAGCCTGTTCCGATCCTAACTTTTGAGTATTATATAccaattcaaattaaacaaatgttaATATTTGAACTCCACTTAAAAATAACATAGCAtggtattaaaaaaaaatttttagaaagggatattgaaattaaaactaaactctACACcctctaaaatatataataataaaactagaTACAACAGTTCAACCCAAACCATagttaaacattttcaaataaattatttaaatgttctttattcaattgttaaattttttcagGAAATCTCCCTCCATTTATGGCAGTACCAAATATTGGCTTGCTTCTCGCATCGTAAAACCCACACGTGAAATGATCGGTTTGGACGACTGCCGTGTTTTTCTGACCGGCGGAGCTCCCACCTCCGACGAGATAAAGCAGTTCTTCCTCGGTTTGGACATGCCCCTGGGCGAGTGCTACGGAATGTCTGAAAGCTGTGGTGCAGTCACCCTGAATGTGCAGATCAGCAATTTATACAGTTCGGGCAAAGCGTGCGAGGGACTTTCTGTGAAGATCCAGGAACCCGACTGCAATGGCCAGGGGGAGATCCTGATGCGGGGTCGCAGCATATTCATGGGCTACTTGGGACTGCCGGAGAAGACTGAGGAGACGGTCAAGGAGGATGGGTGGCTGCATTCCGGCGACTTGGGCTACCTCGATCCCCAGGGAAATCTGGTGATCTCTGGTCGTCTTAAGGAGCTGATCATCACCGCCGGCGGTGAGAATATTCCCCCGGTGCACATCGAGGATCTGATCAAGAAGGAGCTTCCCTGCGTAAGCAATGTACTGCTAATCGGGGATCATCGCAAATATCTGACTGTCTTGCTGTCCCTGAAAACCAAGTTCGATGGCAAGACGGGAATTCCCCAGGACGCCCTGCGGGAGGAGACAATAGAGTGGCTGCGGGATTTGGGTATCCATGAGACCCGTCTCTCCGAACTCCTTAATATGCCCTCCGATCTGCAACTCCCCAACGACACAGCCGCTCAAGCGGCCGCCCTCGAGATCACCGCCGAACCCAAGCTTCTGGAGGCCATCGAGGAGGGTATTAAGCGAGCCAACAAACATGCCATCTCGAGTGCCCAAAAGGTCCAGAAGTTCGCCCTCATCCCCCACGAATTCTCTCTGGCAACCGGAGAACTTGGTCCCACCCTTAAAATCAGGCGAAATATTGTCCACGCCAAATATGCCCAAGTCATAGAGCGTCTGTACAAGTAAACCTAAACTACAAAGTGGATTTCATAGCCTAAGTATAGATTTTATTAGATTGGATTCATTATTGACacacatttttcttatattttaagaCACAAAGATGAAACTCAATATAATTGTTATTCAACCGAtgtgaattttatttttaaaaagtgatTAGGATCTCTCGTGATCGTTTCGCACCGGCTGCCACTGAATTTTGCTGACGTACTGAAATAAACAAGGGGTTATTGATAAGGGAAAAAGTCAGACCAATCAGTTgttaattataataacctgATTATGAACAAgctaattaataataaaacttaattGCCCAAGAACaggtacatttttttaataattttaaaaattatttttataacgCTACTGGAATTTTAAGAAACTTTTTAGAagtattttaaacaaaatattttcttcaGTTTTTATACATTCGTTG from Drosophila subpulchrella strain 33 F10 #4 breed RU33 chromosome 2L, RU_Dsub_v1.1 Primary Assembly, whole genome shotgun sequence includes:
- the LOC119547337 gene encoding long-chain-fatty-acid--CoA ligase heimdall gives rise to the protein MNDLKPATSYTSTSLHEAVKLRLDEPGSFSKTVEPQTIPQFFREACENYADLPALVWETPGSGVDGWTTLTYSEYQERVEQTALMLLSVGVEERSSVGILAFNCPEWFLAEFATLKAGAVVAGIYPSNSAEAVYHVLSTGDASVCVVDDAQQMAKLRAIKDRLPQLKAVIQLHGPFEAFVDQEPEFYSWQKLQERTFSSELREELVARESRIRANECAMLIFTSGTVGMPKAVMLSHDNLLFDTKSATAGLQDVQIGKERFVSYLPLSHVAAQIFDVFLSLTHAGCVTFADKDALKGTLIRTFRKARPTKMFGVPRVFEKLQERLVATEAKARPYSRLLMARARAAVAEHQITLMAGKSPSIYGSTKYWLASRIVKPTREMIGLDDCRVFLTGGAPTSDEIKQFFLGLDMPLGECYGMSESCGAVTLNVQISNLYSSGKACEGLSVKIQEPDCNGQGEILMRGRSIFMGYLGLPEKTEETVKEDGWLHSGDLGYLDPQGNLVISGRLKELIITAGGENIPPVHIEDLIKKELPCVSNVLLIGDHRKYLTVLLSLKTKFDGKTGIPQDALREETIEWLRDLGIHETRLSELLNMPSDLQLPNDTAAQAAALEITAEPKLLEAIEEGIKRANKHAISSAQKVQKFALIPHEFSLATGELGPTLKIRRNIVHAKYAQVIERLYK